tattaatttttagataatggggttttatcattttaactgtaattttaattctggcctatttaaataagttttttaatcagttttattgtgtatgatttctgtatttttatctggctgtgaaccgccctgagtccttcgggagatagggcggtataaaaatttgattaaataaataaataagtgacttCACAGGCATGTCTTGGCAGCAGTACAGGACTGATGTTTCACTGCCTTCTTTTGGAATGTTTTTTTAACTTCTAGGTCTAACACCCCTGGGCTTTCTTGATGGTCTACCATCCAAGTACTACCCAGGACTTGCTTAACTGCGGACATCTTTTATTTCAGAACTTAGTATGTACAATCATAAAACacaaatagaataattttttgaCTAATACTAGGAAAAAGCTTTGGAGAAATTAACCATTTTTCTACACCAGCTTTGTGAAAGATGGATGCCCTAATCACACACATGAACTTCAAAAATCAGAACTGCTAGTCAGCAAAACCCAGCTGAAAATAGAGGGGAAGACTAATTTATCCTGTATTATGGTTTCTTATGTCTTTGTACAACTATTTCAATGCATTCATTTTTGAAATTAGTAATaacatataattataaaatatgtgtaaataatcGTCTGATTAAAACTCACCTTACTAGGGTGAATGCCCACATGTACAGTTGTGCCATTAGCTTTCTCACGCTGTACACGCTCAATGTAAATAACGTATTTCTTTCTATATACCTGGACTACTTTGCCAATCTGCTGTCCTTTATAATGGCCCCGaacaacctagaaataaaaatatctgtTATTCTTTAAAACATTACATTTTAATATAATACTTATGATTTATGAATGATCCTAGCATCCTAACATGATTTTATACACCCATAATATAGTAACCACACTAATTGTAGTGAAGCCCCACAGACTTGGAAGGCAATACTGTATGCTTtaggtcacgggtgtcaaacccacagtgtcatgttgctgtcaagtgacatttttccccttcatggagctgagGTGGAcccgcgggctgccagtttgacacccctgctttaggtggaACAAATGTTATCACCTGTTTACTATTCCTTAAAGCAAGTGCGACTGAGAGATTGTGGAAGTTgggaatggagtggaagaaagagCAGGTATAAATAATAGATACAAGGGTTGAGTCCATTGGCAATCTTAACATAAATAGCAAGTTAACCCCAAACAACAAAAAACCTGGGAAGAAAGGTTTTTAATTCAGAGACTCTGCTGTAATGAGCTCACTATAAATGAATGTATGCTACTTTCTCTGCTGCAGTAACTGCCCTACGTAACATTCAGATAGCCCAAATCACCTTAGTCTTGCAGAAGGCTGTTAAAACTTGGGTCTTCCACAAGTAGTAAGGAAGCTCAATTTGTGTGATTTATGGACTTGTTATGTAGTGCTTTGGCTATTTCACCTCTCCCCATTGTACTATTTTAATTGCTTATGGATTTCATTATGATTCATAGAAGAAATGGAAAACTTCACATACTTGAACTTCATCATCCTTTCGGATGGGCATAGAACGAACATTGTACTTCTGCCTCAATTCTTTGGACAGGGGTGAAGACATGATCTTCCTCCGAATGTGAGATGGAGCATTGAAGTGCCGTTTGCGATTCTTGCTGCGATCCGAAGTCACAAATGGATTGAACTTCATTTTGACTGGAGAAAATACACATTATATAATTAAGCATTAATTGAGGAATATATTAAGATTGCATCTGCCAGTTTgcctccaggtgcaattcaaagtgctgcttATTACTATTAAAGACCTTCATAGTTTAGGACTGTCTTCTCCCAGTTGGTTCTATCCATCCAATTTAGTCCAGCAGGTTGGGCCCCATCTGCCAAGGAATGTCAGCTGGTGTGAACTAGGGCAAGTGCCTTCTCAGCCATAGTTTCTGTCCTCTGAACATTTTCCCTTCAAAAATCAAGATGACTCTGATCATCTGGCTTTTCATAAAACCACGAACACTTGGTTGTGCCCCTGGACCTCAAGTGTGTTAAAGGTCTGTTTCTTGGCTGTATTAACATCCATGGCAATAGTTCTAATTGGTGACCATATTCTTTTGTTACATCTGATTTTGATTCTACATTTTAGGATGAAACCCAGAATCACTTGTTGAGATGGAGGGCTATAAAAATCAAGTAAATAAACGATAAGACCAACTGGACTTTGGGCAGATATAATTGTAGTATTTTCAAGGTAAGAGTATATTATTGTCAGAATATATAACATCACCTGTATCTATGGGAACTTGAAGATACTTTTGCATCTTGGACATAAGGGTGGGGAAATGACAACTGAATGCCAGTTtataaaacatacaaaaaattATTTCTTTCCTGCTCTAATAATGTCCTACAATATGCTCTCTATAAAGGTCTAATGTTTATGACTCTTCAGTGCAGTATTTCTAATTATCAACATAACCAATAAAATCATGAAAGACCTTATTGTCTTTGGTAGATTAGTAGTCTACCTACAATAATTAATCTTCCTATGTATATTTTTCATTATGCCTCTTAAAGTAAGTACAAAGTTCAGAGAGTAACCTGAAAACAACCAATATGTAACCGACAAAAAATCCTAAacagaaatatttataaatttcgcTATGTTCACAATACTGTACTTCTTTGCAAGCTTATGTAAGATATTATGTTAAGATATTAAACATTCTAATATTGCTGAAGTCGTAAGATccccaaataaataatttttacacTTTCATTAGGGCAAGTAGCAGACAAATTTTGAAAAGAGCTCATTTCCCCAGtatcaagggggggggggggtaggcgCATAAGTATTGATGTGAAAAATGGCAAGCCACCTCAAAACGATTTGAAGTTACTATTCTAACCTCTCGCCTTGCTAAGGCTGAACAACAACCTTTTAAGTCTACaacgaatagaacagaataaaacttTACTGTCACTTTAAAtgcacactaatcagcatacattaaaatgcaatttcgttgcattcagctctcaaaagataaccattatgcatatacccacacacacacacacacaagacacagagaaacatcagtCTAATTCGAATGTATGCATATACACGGCGAAAATATAGTCATTCAAATAAGACCCTTGCAGCAGCTTGAAGACAACATGCTCTAGGCAACCTCCACCAGGGGACAGATTTTACCGGCCCCTTCAGCCCCCAAGGAGGGAGAGATCGGCGGACCGAAGGGCCGCCGCAGAAATGACATCCTGAAGTTTCTGCTGCTTAAAATACAGGAACGGCAACAAAAGACTTTCCGTTTTGTGCATTTTCCCGCAAATCACAACAGAGAATGTGCCGCCAACGAACGGATGACAACGGATTAGAAAAACCCACCCCTCCATATAGTCTTTACCTGCAGCTCGATCGGCTATGGCCGCCCGGAAAGAGCTTGCTCCTACTTCCGCCGGTTCTAGTGAGGTCTCTTCGAGGTCTCGCGAGAATTGCCTCAACTCTGAGAATGTTTTGAGCAGAAAGATGTGTGGGTCGGCGCCACCTGGCGTCCAATGCGATGTAATAGCAAGTGGTGCTGGGCGTCTCAATTCCTGTATTGTCAATGCACCCCCCTCCCCGTTCTTTATTCAGGCTCATGTCCCATTCACCCGTTCATACTTTCTCTTTCCATTCGCAAAAACCGCAACCTATTTATCAGTTCATTCAACTTTCACTTATTCCATTCTTCCGTCGCCCATTTTTTGTGACTGTCCCTTCCCTTCAGCGTCTCCCTTATTTAGGGTTCGGGAAAAATTCTTATTGGAAGGGATACACGCGCGGTGGCGGCGGTGGGGTTAGTGGTGACGAAATGAAAAAGGCCGCAAAAGTAAAGTAACATCAacgtttctctttctttcacaaaCGTGAACGATCCTTTTCAAATTGCGAGACATTTTAAAGAGATTCCGTGCGTTTGAATTGGATCGTATTCAATAGGCGCACTTTCCAGTTTGGGAGCGAAAAAGGTTTGAACAGGATCCAAGCGTGGATTGAAGGAACGGTATACATAATGAATACTACCGTATAATACAGGGTTGGCATGTACTGGCTTGCCAAATTCCTAGGAAGAGCTCACCTGCCTTTTCATTCAGATTTTAACCAAAAACGAATTAAAACGTAGATGATTGACAGATGTTTAACCACATGACATTATGAATATTCACTGATAATTCCCCCCACTATGCAATGGCATCACACATTgaacaaattaatttattttacagtGGTACTTAAAAACACCACAAGATGTAATGTAATTTTCCTGCAGAAGTAGCATTGAAATACAGATTGTTCTCCCAATATAGGTAAATCTAAAACTCACTGCTGCTCTAATAGATATGTTATTAGACTAAAACACACTACTACATGAGTTCAAAAACAAAGCTTTCTTGAAATTTAGTAAAAAAGAGAACTCAATGGATCTTCTTAATATTaggtgttctatttttttttgcttaagcCAATATTCTGTTGATTTAGCTAGATAAATATCTTGCACTTATCTTTTTTCTtaaagataaaaaacaaaatcTGAAGCAAAACAACACTGCTGCCAAACTTTCCACCTCAAAAACACTATCTTCATTTCCTCAGAAGAAAGGCACAGGCACTCAGAAATGACTATGTGttcatttttttcagatttttacatattgaaaaatatatgtaaaatCCATGCAAATAgtactaatcagtggtgggttgctcccggttcgttagaaccggtagtaaaagaggcgggaggctccacctacccgcctggacatcataaTTAACaatatgcgcatgcgcagaagcacacgTGTGCGCTCCcattgctgtacaccgccctgagtccttcgggagaagggcggtataaaagtttaaataaataaaaataaataaaataaagcggtaataaaggtaagtagaacccacccctggtacaaatccatcaaaataaaaataatttctcaaGAAAAATAGTGgaaaattctaaatattttatagaaaattcaagaaagaaaaagatgggggGCAAATCAGCAAGAATTTCAAGATAAGAAAAATATCTTTTCTGTACCTGTAACAAAGTAAAAATAGACATGTTGGGCAAATTAGAGGAACATTCATTTCTACAAGTTTGTCCCACTAAACTAATGGGATTTACTTCTCCAAAAAGAATCATAGAACAATAGATAAAGGTTTTCTGGCCCAAAGCAATTTAATCACAGCATATTAATTTGACACTTTCAAATTTTAAAAGGTCACTCTTAAAAAGATCACAAGTTATTCTGACAGCAAATAATGACTGTTTCCAAACTGTAATACCAGCAATCTTGCTGTTTCTTTTTAAAGGTACAGAAAAACTAAAGAACATATCATTTGTATCCATCTTAGGTGATATAAAATGTACAAAGCATTCCCAAATTATGAGTCATACTGTATATCAAAAGAGTTGTCGTTATGAAAACTGGTGGGTTCTATTGAAAGCCCCTATAAATCAATGCCAACACCATATAAAAAAGTATTAACTTGCATGATATTTGCCTTATCACTTTGTCCCCACATTCACTTGCAGAATGaaataaacaattattttataCTCAGAACAGATACAAAAGAAAATGTTCACACACAAAATGAGTTTCCTTTTATACAGCGTGGTAcctagcttttaagaatcattaaACTAGGTTCTTGCCTTTAAGGCTACCAGTTTGGCAAATGCTTGgaaattaacattttaaagatGAGCAGGTTATTGTCCAATAACTTCCTGAAGATAGATAACTTACTATATTTCCAGTATTTATGGAAGATACTCCTCTTTTTAAATATGATACTCTTCTACCCCATTGGAGTATCGACCAAGTATTGTCTTCATTGcttttcctttaaattattttttttgatCTGGACAGCTGAATGATCTGTATCATTCAAAAAGTAAGAAGAGAAGTCTCACAAATACAAAAACATAATCTGCCTTATTTACAAATGAGACTTATTTATACTCCTTCATTTTTTCtaattgtttctatttttttaggCTACTTCTATCTATCAAATGATCAAATGTTGTTGGAAATtaagtaaaaatattttaaccTTCCAGAAGAATAAAAGAATTACTGTCATCTTTCGGCTAACTGGGCTAGAGAATCAAATCCCAGGAAGATTAAACCGTTTAAATGTTCACCCAGGAAATGTTTCTCAGCTGCCAAAAAGATAACAAGATCATAGGTTCTTGGTTTCTGTTCATCTGAAAAATACATAATGCAAAAAGATCAATAGACTGTTCTGAATATCTGGGCTagtttttttaacaaaacaaaatgttaCTGAAATCAATATTATTGTTCAGTACAGCTGGTCCTTCAAGTTACGATCATAATGGAGCCTAGTCATCAAGACCATAAATCATGAGTTGTAAAACAAATGATATGGTCATAAAGCGGCCACTGAGGTCATTAAGAGAACAccacggtcattaaacaaaccaatGGTTCACTATTaatgcagttttgccaaaaattgaAAGTAACTCCAGGTTTTGGCCAAATCATCATAAATTCAGTCACGTGACCGTGGATGCCACAAATGGCTGCAAACGTGGCCATGTCAGCAAGCGCTCAAAGTCTAGTCACGTGACTGCAGGGGGAAAATCTATCACTGGAACTTTGAATATGGGTCATAAGTAGTCCCAAGgtaggtctgttgtaacttcaagcagttgcTAAACGACTGgctataagtcaaggagtacttgTACTGTATGATTGTTCAGTTCTATAATTCTTGGATAAAATCTGAGTTACATAATTAAAATCTTGCCCGAAGTTGCCTTTTGAGATTTTAAAACATAATTATACCAATCTGTCAGATCTAATTGTAATACATAAATGACAATAAACCCCAAAAACATTGAATGAGAATGGTACATATAAAACCACGTTCCCTTGCAAATGATGCTAATTTTCAAAGACTATGATTGGTTGTTTGGGAGGTTTATTTGTTTCTGCAGCCTTATTTTTCCAGCGGCTTGTGTGACATTTGTCAACTGAAATGATACGAAGAAAAATCGATAGCCGTGGGCTCTTTCTTCTATGCTTCTTCTCACAAGACTAGGCTGAAGATTGCTTTGTTACTGCATCTTTCCTAGTTGGATCTTTTTCCAGGCttcagaggctgtaaaaatgcaggAGTCAAGAATCCCAGCCACAGTAAATGTTCCACCAATGATGGCACAAATCTGAAATGGATAAAGAAGAAGGAAACGTTAAGTACTGTTTGCcttacctcccctcccctcccacttccTTCCCCACAAGCCTCAGAAAGACCTCAACATACAGCTGCTTGATTTTTATTGTTACTTTTTAGTGAAACATGCTAGATGCAGTTAATGTAACTTTAATCAATGAGCTGGATAAACATTTGAACCTTTtgttaaatacagtataaaacacCTTAGTGTTGTAGTGTGTTTTTCTGAATTCTTTAGATCTTAGTAAATATTTCCCTTTAAAAAATCACTAATGCGTGCGTTTCAACCCCATTTCTATCTTTTGTCTTGTTCTTCCTGATTACATTAGAACCACATTAGGTTGAGGTCATGTCATTTTAATGCCCAGTATAGTACAATATAGCATTAaggacagtagtgggtttcaaatcccatcgctaccggtttgctcatgggcgcTTGCACGTTCGCGCAAtgtttttgcacatgcacagagacgtccgagcaggtgggcggagcctaccctgccgccactaccggtttgcctgatctggggcgaactggtagcaacctactACTGATTAAGGATCTTCCCAACTAATCGCCCCATCCATGCAAAAAACTATACTGGGATGACATTTGCTTCCCATTCTGCTTTCCTCCATTCCTTTCCTCCCGCCATTGTGGCTGCTTCTAGTTGCAGCTGTTTAGTGCTGTTCAGGTTATTTTGAGAAGCATTCTTTAATCACTGTTTTAGGAGTATACCTGACTAAACTCAGTGTGCCTCACTCTGGGTATACATACATAGGATTCCTGTGATGCAAGACTCTAATACTATAGAATTTACTTCTGGATAGATATTATAGCAGCCTTCTTCCaactggatcagtggtgaaattcaatttttttttactaccggttctgtgggcgtggcttggtgggtgtggcaggggaaggatactgcaaaatctccattcccatcccactccaggggaagaatactgcaaaatccccattccctccccactcctggagaaggaaattgcaaaatctccattcccaacccactctggggccagccagaggtagtctTTGCCAATTcttcgaactattcaaaatttccgctaccggttctccagaacttgtcagaacctgctgaatttcacccctgaactggatGCCCTCCAGATATGTTGGTCTCAATCCCATTAACTGGCTGGGCATTATGTTAATTGTAGCCATCAGGCCACTAAGTTAGGAAGGATGCTTTGTCTCTTTGGGTTACATACTGAATTTGATAAACATTATTGTTCTTGTACACAGGACTTGTAATACTGAGATTAataattattcaattgtgaagggaaCTAGGAATAAGGTTACAGATAAGGTTATAAATAAACTACAAAAAActtcatttattgaccattcaaaggAACAATTCcactgaaaaacatgacttatgaccatttttcacacttacgagtgTTGCaatgtccccatggtcatgtaatcaaaattcagatgcttggcaattgactcatgtttatgacgattgacgtgtcatgggatcaccttttgcaattttctaacaggcaaagtcagtggggaagccagttcacttaacaaccatgtcactaacttaacaactgcagttatttacttagcaactgtgactagaaggtcataaaatggggcaaaattcatttaacaaatgtctcacttagcaatataaattctgggctcagttgtgattgtgacTCTCTGTATATAGAACTTCAACAGCAATAACAGAAGCAATGGAGGAGGAACTGCTCATTTCTGTGTGTATTTTTCATTCAAATATTTGTGTCCAGTGAGCTCAGTGAGATGGAAATAGGTTTccgttaaaaaaagaaatgttaatgcATTTTTCAAAACACAACTAAAATTCTGGGAGATAAAAAAAccacagaaagaaaggaaagaaactgatctctttactttttttttctttttgcaaagtaAAATGTTTTCCCCCAACTACTCCTCTTAGTTCATTTACCCTGCCTTCTACCAAAAGTGATGCACAGTTACTTTTTAGGGACTGTAACAGCAGAATGAGTTAGGTAACTTCAACCAACACAAATCAGCTGACACAAGAGGTTTTAAACCACAAGATGGTAGAGGAGAAATACTTGATGCATCAAAGCAGGAAAGTATGACTTCACTTTTCTAAACATAGGAAAAATATAATTCCATGTCTATTTCAAAAAATGAAACGCGCCTACACACAGAGAATTCACAGAACGGGTAGAAACAACTGGGTTTCTTAGGATAGCCACCATTTCACTTCAATTAAGGAGCTAGGACATTTATTAGACGAAACGTCACTATCTCATGATTATACGACAATCAATAAGCATGATTAGGCCAAATGGATAGTATGCAGACATGAgtcacaaaaaaatgaaaataacatcTCCAGTTCCTCTTATGTTGAGCCAATCAATAATTTTTGCCTGGGCCAGAAGGCTATAGCCCTCTCCACAATCATGACTATTCCAATTCAACTCCAGGTCAATCATGATGCAGTAGGGACTTGGGACAGCAAAAATGATGATGGCCTGGAGAGTAACTCTGCTAGTTTGAAAGGCCTTTGCCCTATGAGCCTCCTCTAGATTTTGTCCTAGCATAGAGGCTGGTATTTCAACATAACAGAAATGGAAGGTTAGTATTTACAAGAAAAATTTCTAGTAATGGTAGAAAAAGGCACATTAAAGCACATATGAACAGGGATTGTCCCTTCGATCAAGAACTTTAGACCTAAAGCTAGAACCTGATTGTTTGTTGACTTCATACTCtattagcattaaaaaaaacaaataagccAAGATGTGAGAAGTTCAACTGGATCCTAGTGCCAAAGAAGCAGattaatagaatgagactattgccttacacactgtaagccgccctgagtcttcggagaagggcgggatataaatgtaaattaaaaaaaaaaaattaagaaaaggagGTCAGAGTGCATACAACTTTACTACGTGAGACAATCCAGGAGCAATAACAGCAAACAGAGGTTTGTAATAAATAATGGTTTTATCTACAAAAGAATATATACTATGCATACACTTACTACAGGCAGAGGTCAAACAAGCAGCAAATTACAGCAGGGAAGAACACACAGTGACAGAGCGATGCCCTAACAGGGCCTATTCTTATTAtacaggctcttaaagggataacagcccaaaaaccttgctgactcattcccatcATTACATCATTGCATCATtgcagcagctggtcagctcttaaatcactaCCCTGACAAAGGAAGAACGCTAAAATAGGCAAGCCGCTATTACcatatagaatagattagaagccAGGACAAATGGGCAAATGACAACACTTATGATAAGGGATAGGTAAAGAGCACTAAAATAAAAAGCCAATGGGCATTCAAAAATTCCACAAATTACAACAAATGAAGGATTGCAAACacaaatttacatttacatttgttctatctccgtcctcactttggagtaacgagctggcctacagccagtggttacacggctcctatcagtcctggccgagaaaacgcagctgcctgccaaaaagttcaaacagattaagacttcagctcacttcaacacggttcagctaatttgcttcccgtagaagtgagagcagtcccaaagctccttatatatcctgtggggtggggctcctgccccaccgttccctttgatgacgccgcctctctaatcttctgaagcgcgggtcggtccaggcttgattagtatgattatcagctgcatctgtaggcgtagcctgaggaagggaggaatcaggggatgtcggcctcattacgtcctccaactggcctggttctggctcctggagccgggccaaaggaatcggtgctcctgaggtaagccttaccggcccttccccctcactctcagagtcactttcggacatggggccaggtttgggggctggagccacaacaacatTTCTGTACTGAATAATGTATCAGAGTAGTGTGTAATATGTAGTCCTTCAGATACCGCCTAACTACAGTTCCATGAAGTCATGATTTCATAATGAACAAACTGCATTTCTCTCTACTGTATTAGTCTAATGAGatacaataaagaaaaagaatatttcacTACAGTACAAACAACTATACTGCAGCCTGCCAATTATGGTTATATGTcatgatggtcataaattgagttgGTCACATGACCGTTCAAATTGTATGACCATTTTTGTGGCCGTTGTTAAGAAAACACAATATCTGTAAAACAAActctaaaaaaaaacctcccttttTTGATTCTATAATATTAGAATTCTAGCATTGTGTTGTGAGGGCAGGATGACAATGTGCGATGAAAATAAAATCTTTGCACACTAGAGTTGCTATTTGGGAATATTATCTGTGGCAGTACAAATTTGAGAATCTTTTACAAAATGCTACATTAAATGCTACaacattaaaatcaaatttaaaaacccacaatttaacctccctccctccacttccCACTCAATGTCTCAGCCTTTAGGCTAAAGCATTCAATACCTTCCCATTGTCCTAACTGAACAATTTTTTGTTTTCTGGATGCATCTGGGAACAAGTTCAGCATTATAGCTCTTTTTTGACTTCATTGTCTAGCATACACACTCAGTTTAAGAATAAGCAAGGACAAGAGGGTGACAGTAACTTACCGTTGTGATAAATCTGTACAAAGGCTGTCGCCTTTCTGTGTACTTCACTGTAATAGGGCTCAAATCATATCGAAACCAAATGGCTGGAATAATGCGTCCTGTGTGACTATATGCTACATATTCCTAAAAAAAGGATGCATGGCAGAGAATAAATATACTTATATGTATAAAACAGACCCCTAAGAATTCTGCATATGTCTACTCACTTTCCCTAAGATACTGATAGTCTTTGAGATGTTTATTGGAATCCAAGTTAACTTTAAAGAGCACGCCCTTCAAAATCTAATTGGACTTAAACTAGTAATGATTTTTTAAGATACTGATTTTACAGGGCCTATCCCATGTATGACAATATCTTGCTTTAACTCAATTATGGATAGGACAAAATTAGTACCTCTTATACTGTAAAGTAGCAGTTACAACTTTCTGGGCTATGAGAGAAAATCGATACTATGAGATCCTGTAAATTTTAAAGAAGCATTTTAATTCCTAAAGTTCAAAAGgttagaaatggcaaaatttcccaAAAACTGGTAGGTAATTGAAGTGCATATTAAAAAGGTCTTGAGAAACAATGAAAGGAAAaggaataataattttaaaaatccggAACGTAGCATTATGAAGTCAGGTAATCTGTGTAAAAGTAAATTCTTTCATATGAGATTAGCAGGGTTGAAGCGAACTACAtcaatttttaaacatttgtttttgtaaaaggaAGCAAATGCCCTGGATAGAGAAAATTATACTTAACTGATAGGAAGGATCTATCTCAAAATCCATTAATTCAGTCATGCTTCAACAATATAAAACAGTTACTCACAAAGTAGGAAGCAATGATTGGTCAATCAATTTATAGCCCTTTATGTCAGAATATCAAGTATTCATATATCTATCCTTTTTCTATGTTAATCTGCAAATAATATTTTCATTGCCATGGAGTTGAAAagatatattcaaatattcatgTCTGAGTACTTCCTCTATGCGATTGGGTACGTTTCTGAGCTGAAAACTTTATTGGACTAAACTGGGAAGTTTGAAAAACAGAATTTTTCATTCCTAT
This genomic window from Ahaetulla prasina isolate Xishuangbanna chromosome 2, ASM2864084v1, whole genome shotgun sequence contains:
- the RPL26L1 gene encoding ribosomal protein uL24-like; translated protein: MKFNPFVTSDRSKNRKRHFNAPSHIRRKIMSSPLSKELRQKYNVRSMPIRKDDEVQVVRGHYKGQQIGKVVQVYRKKYVIYIERVQREKANGTTVHVGIHPSKVVITRLKLDKDRKKILERKAKSRQVGKEKGKYKEETIEKMQE